Below is a genomic region from Castanea sativa cultivar Marrone di Chiusa Pesio chromosome 2, ASM4071231v1.
ttcaattttcagcaataaattctatccaaatggactctaaaaatggtaaattatcctttttttttttttttttttttttttttttttttttttttttttttacctaagcCAAAAATCCTGCCGTCCCACACTTGAAATTGAAAACCCCTTCCCTCcttcgtcgtcgtcgtcgtcatcatcatcaccatcactCCAATTAAGCCCTTTCGTTTCCGAGAAAATGAAGTCCCACAACTCCAACACGCCAAAAAATTTCCCATCACTCAAACAACCCCCTCAACTCAATCCCCAGCTCCAAGAAGCCTTCTGCAACCTCCAAAACCATTGCTCCAATCTCCTCCAACACCTCCCAAACCCTTCTTTCCTCAAAACCCACTTCCAATCCGCTCTCTCCAACCTCCAAAACCACGCAATACACACTCTTgaccctttttcttcttctaacaGAAACCTCGTTTGGGCTCGAATTGCCAAACCCAACAATTCCAAGTTCACGGCTGTTCGCCAATCTGGTAGTGTCGGCGGCCTGTCGACTGAGGCCATTGAAGAGCGGCTGGCGGGCGTGCCTGTGTACGCGCTGAGCAATGCCTCTGAAGAATTCGTGTTGGTTTCGGGTGTCTCGACCAAGGACAAGAAATCTCTGGGGCTGTTTTGTTTCAAGAAAGAGGACGCTGAGGCGCTTCTTGAGCAGATTAAGAGCCTGGATCCCAATATGCAAACTGGCTCCAAAGTGGTTGCTGTTGCTCTCAATAAGGTTTTAACTACCAATAACAACcgcatttttttttgtgcctCTAGACTTATTTTGTGTACGAACCCAAGTGGATAAAATATTTGGTGGAGTCttaatgagtttttatttttattttttacaggTTGTTCAGTTGAAGCTTGATGGGGTGGCTTTCAGGCTGATTCCGGAGTCTTCTCAAGTCAAGAATGCTCTTAGGGTGAGCAATTTATTCACATATAGTTATGATAGAATACGTATACTTGCGGTTTTGagctttgaattttattttctgaTAAATTAAAAGGCCACTTGTGCTCATGTGAGAACTAGAAAGGTGTTATTTTAATCTAGATAATAGTGGTCTGGGGTTTCGTACTTCAAtatgcttcttttttctttttttaagttatgaTGTCGATAATTCCTCTTTATTATGTCTCTTCTTCGATGACAATATATTTTGCccgttgagctaactgaaatcCACACCTCAATATGCTAATATTCCCTCACCTCAAACTACATAAGTTGGAGTTTccatatttttgttttccttatatctaaaatttatgaacatttgtatttttattgcaTTGATTCTAACCCTGACTTTCACCTATAGATGCCATGGGTAGAATAGAAAC
It encodes:
- the LOC142626379 gene encoding protein TIC 22-like, chloroplastic isoform X2, whose product is MKSHNSNTPKNFPSLKQPPQLNPQLQEAFCNLQNHCSNLLQHLPNPSFLKTHFQSALSNLQNHAIHTLDPFSSSNRNLVWARIAKPNNSKFTAVRQSGSVGGLSTEAIEERLAGVPVYALSNASEEFVLVSGVSTKDKKSLGLFCFKKEDAEALLEQIKSLDPNMQTGSKVVAVALNKVVQLKLDGVAFRLIPESSQVKNALRSRSLILKSQNKSYRPAFFRKEDLDNSLLRASRQQNQINPALRRGDIQVAVLEEVLKGMKESSTSKWDDIVFIPPGFNVSTDPTQS
- the LOC142626379 gene encoding protein TIC 22-like, chloroplastic isoform X1, producing MKSHNSNTPKNFPSLKQPPQLNPQLQEAFCNLQNHCSNLLQHLPNPSFLKTHFQSALSNLQNHAIHTLDPFSSSNRNLVWARIAKPNNSKFTAVRQSGSVGGLSTEAIEERLAGVPVYALSNASEEFVLVSGVSTKDKKSLGLFCFKKEDAEALLEQIKSLDPNMQTGSKVVAVALNKVVQLKLDGVAFRLIPESSQVKNALREMEKIGISDDGFSGVPVFQSRSLILKSQNKSYRPAFFRKEDLDNSLLRASRQQNQINPALRRGDIQVAVLEEVLKGMKESSTSKWDDIVFIPPGFNVSTDPTQS